TATCAAAACGGCATAGTAGGATGATAACTCTGAACAAATAGTTCTTTTCTATCTAAACCTTCACACTATGCTCGAATATTAAATTAGTTCTGATATCAAATATTACGATTGAGGTTTAATAGACTAATTGACATATCAACTTTATTTAGCTTAAATCATTAACTAAAATACTTAATCTAAAATTGCTAGTGGTATACTTATCATGCATTTGTAAGTCAATTTTAGTCTTTTCCATTTTTAATGTTAGGGTGTTACATTCATAAACTATTGAGTATCaggtaaataatagataaaaattatattttaaatacatattgatataattattattttataaaaatatattttctcattatgtaataatttttttctaatattttatttaaaaattatatatatttttatttaaattaataaataaagaaaacaaatatatataatcttataaaaaattgtatggattaaatatataataaataatacatataaatatataaataaataaaatttcatctgATAAAAGATATAggtaatcttataattttagataatattataGGGTctcttgaaaattaaaaaaaattatattaacatctcgCAAATGTTTAAAATGTGAATGCTACCTAAAGGTAACATTAACATCTGCATATTTGTAAAACAATATCTAGGCCAAATATAATTTAAGAAAAAATCAAACATATTGGATTCTTGGTGTATATCTCAAATGTGTTCTCAAATATACCCATATTCTATATTTACTTTTTatattaaagtaaaaaaaaagaatatattgttcctttgttttttttttttaatagaacATACAAAGTAGGATGAAACTTTACAAAAACGCAATAATTGGATGAAGTGACTACGGAACTTTTGTTGAATTAAAGAATTAATATTAAGAACTCAGTGGTTGTGGAGGGGAAAGAAGATTAATAACAAAGGAATAATTTatagaattaattataaaacGTTAGTTAGATCTAAAAATATTAGCAAAGAAAAAGGATGAACTAAGGGTGAGGAGATCTCTAATGGTCAGTTGCAATTTGATTAATTAAAATCGGTTCTTTTTTATGAATCCAAAGAGAGTGAAAGAAATAATGAGAAAGATTATGATGTATAAGGAACTTTATACTTGGGTTTGAGTTAATTTGCAATTAATCACGATAAATAACTTGACTATGCAAGGAGGGTTGAACCATATAAATTTTAtcttcattatttttttattatcgatTTTTTCCattaccttctctctctctctctctctctctttcgtcaAAACAATAACCCTATGAGATGTGAAATGAAATTAATGATCAATTGGTTTATAGATTCACCATATTgtttttttaactttatatatataattaaatgtcAGATATAGAATATTCTACGAGAAAAATGAATCTCCAAAGATTGAAGCTGAACTACGAGTCATAAAATTTTGAGATTCATCATTTCATTTTAACTTTAttaagataatattattttagGATAATTGTAGATTATTGTATGTACTCAGATCCTATtagcattttaatttttatacttaaaaattttatattatgatctttatagatttaaaaataaaataaataacattATTTATCCAAACGTCGTGAGTTGCGTTGATGAAAAACATATCACATGTCACCATACGCTGAATCAATATGAATGtgattaacaaaaaaataatttcaatgtccatttcatttataataattttataggtaaaaaatataatttcaacataTCACGTCAtgtaaagaaaagaaatattaaaagtatttttttcatcactttcatatttattttatgtcatgtattttatttttcatcaatacaACTAATAATATTAGgacaaataatattatttattatacttTTAGAATTATAAGGATttgtgtaattttttttaatacaaaTACCGTaatcccctcccccctcccctttACCTTTTGATGTTCTAGAATCTAATTTATTccttttgaattaattgcttctcCATGGAGAATTCTACATTGTACTTAACATAAATCTAAGATGACAacatcaaagagaaaaaaaaagaaggtagtCTACCATCCATTTCCATTGTCATAAAGATATGATGAGTCTTTTTTCCTATGGTGGTTCACCTAATAAGAATCATAGCAATTATACCACTATCATTGTCTTTCACCAAGAAATTGCTATTATTTGGATTGTTACAATTGTTATCTTATGTTACACATATTTTACACTATGTCAAGTTTGCATTTTTCAATCAAGATTCTCATAAATCAAATATAAACACCAAATTTCATCACAATCAACCTCATAATGAATGCATTgcttagtttttttttataaataggatGGGATAATCACAATAAAAATAATAGTTATAAAATTTTGAcgtcataaaaatattatttttatcaaataaatagaaaaatatttgaataaatatatttatattattattaataaatatctCCGCTCCGGACGAGCCTACGCGAGCCATAATCGACACCTGTGAGTGAACCCTAAATAAAATAAGAAGAGCAAAATTGGCAAGTCCTTCTTCGACTAACGCGAAACGGCGCCGCGTTCTTTACTCTCCCCTTACGCGACGTGCCTTGGCCTACCGGCTTCAGCGATTCTTCTTCTCGCCGCCTCAACCAACCCGTCAGATCAGATAGCGCAACTGCCCAACGCCGTCCTTCCCCATCTCTCCGCTTTCCCTTTGCTCCACTCTCCTTCTTCGCCTTCCGGCCCTCGCGACCATGATTTCCACCGCTAGTGGACCCAAAACCGTCGTCACCGGCTACCCTGCTGCCACCGCCGGCTCATCCTACCCCTACCCGGCTCCGCCGCCAGCCTCCTACTACCCTAATGGCCATCCGCCCCCACCCCCGCCCCAGCCGCTGTACTACCCCGCGGCTTACCCCGCCGCCGCCCCTCCTCCCCGCTACAACACCGCtttcctccgccgcctcctctcCATCGCTGttgccctcttcctcctcttcggccTCATCACGCTCATCGTCTGGCTCGTCCTCCGCCCCCGCTTACCGGAGTTCACCGTCTCCTCTGCTACCGTCTCTGGTTTCAACCTTTCCACCTCGCAGCAGCTGCTGTCCGCCGACTTCGATCTCGATCTTACCGTCCGTAATCCCAACAGCAAGATGGGGATCTACTACGACCACGTCGCCGCTGCCGTCCTCTATGGTTCCGACCCCCTGTCCGAGACCTCGCTCGCGCCTTTCTATCAGGCGAAAGGGGCGACCACCGCTCTCCGCGCTCGGCTTGTGGCAGTCGGGATGTACGTCGATTCCAACGTGGTGAAGGGGATCAACTCGGACCGTGGCCGAGGCGATGGGGCTGTGCGCTTCCAGGCTAGGGTTTCGGCGTGGGTGAGGTTTAAGCCCGGGGCATGGAAGACGAGATGGCACACGATGAGGGTCTACTGCGATGATGTCCCGATTGGTTTGAGAAATGGGACAACTGCAGCGACCACGGGTTACCTGGTCGGCTCGACACCAAAGAAATGCGTGGTTAATCTCTGAGTAAGTTTGTGAATGGTTAGCTTCTTCTGATCATCTTTACTTTTCTGGGATAACGTCCGGTATTGCAAGAGCAACCTGCTGTGGTCTTGTAACAGATTGCCTGAGATTTATCTATTATAAATTTAAGGTATAACTACGAGAAATTCTACTGTAAATTATTAGTTGATGTTATGTAGTATAAGTTCTGTTGCTTACATGTGTGTATTCTCCGTTCTATCTTCTAATTATTGTATATTTCTTAGCACGCCCTAAATTTTGGATCATAGCATCCATAATGTGCAGCAGTTCCTAATGTCAATCGTCAATAAGTAGTTTTTTTTAATAGGTGACACAAGTTCGATTATATGATTCTTTCCTGAATTGTGTTAATCATGTTTTTTTTAATAGGTGACACAAGTTCGATTATATGATTCTTTCCTGAATTGTGTTAATCATATTCACTTTTTCACCTTGAAGGTGGAGTTGTTTAGTGTGGCTCATTTATGGACTGCCAGGCTACAGTTTCTTTTCTCTTAAATGAAAAAATGTAATTTAATGGGTATCATATAGGAAAGGCAGCTAGTTTACGAAGGCCTAAGTGAGGGAAGCATATGCCAACCGAAATGAATGAGTTCTACCTTAGTGATACCTTTAAGAAGTTATATTGCTGACCTTAACACAAGGCAACCATGTCTTTCAAAACTGAACAAACTGCTTCAAGGGGTTAAGAAACCAAGAACTCATTGAGAAGTTGGAGCGAGGACATTAAAGAGGGGAAGCTATCAAGAATCGTTGCAGATCGATCCTAAGTTTCTTATAAAATTTCAGATCACttttctttggttttttcaaGGATCGAAGATGGGGAAATAGTAGTAGGTGTGAAATTATTGAAGACGGGAAGATTTTAACACAAATGGCACATGGAGGCTTTAATTCTCACAAAGAAATTCCAGATCAGTTCTCTTTGTTTTGTCTTTCGTATGTGTGTTTATATCAGAAGAAAATTTCCTAGAGAAGTACTGACCTTTCTAGGATGTAAGAATTCTTTGTTACAGACTTATAGTATTTAGCAATTTGAGTCCAATTAGGACTTGCGATTAGCCAACAAGGGAAGATATATGTATTTTTTCAAGAGAGaaagacaaaaaataaaataaaataaaggaatTCATGTGAGAGAAAAATGGACATTGATTGGAAGAACAGAAACAATAGGTGCCCACTTATTTGGATGGAACAAAGATCAACTTAAAGAAAAAAATGTAGAGATTTTCCAGACCCTGATTAATCCTCACCATTATCTTAATTTCTTACTTGATGCTCCAATAAGACCTAAAAGATGaaagaaattaaataataaacctaaaaaaggtCAAACTAAGATCCTATGATGTTTGACATGCCTATGTCG
This genomic stretch from Musa acuminata AAA Group cultivar baxijiao chromosome BXJ3-9, Cavendish_Baxijiao_AAA, whole genome shotgun sequence harbors:
- the LOC135649680 gene encoding NDR1/HIN1-like protein 10, translating into MISTASGPKTVVTGYPAATAGSSYPYPAPPPASYYPNGHPPPPPPQPLYYPAAYPAAAPPPRYNTAFLRRLLSIAVALFLLFGLITLIVWLVLRPRLPEFTVSSATVSGFNLSTSQQLLSADFDLDLTVRNPNSKMGIYYDHVAAAVLYGSDPLSETSLAPFYQAKGATTALRARLVAVGMYVDSNVVKGINSDRGRGDGAVRFQARVSAWVRFKPGAWKTRWHTMRVYCDDVPIGLRNGTTAATTGYLVGSTPKKCVVNL